From Psychrobacillus sp. FSL K6-2836, a single genomic window includes:
- a CDS encoding DUF2268 domain-containing putative Zn-dependent protease (predicted Zn-dependent protease with a strongly conserved HExxH motif), with the protein MIIANKVIISLGMLLFIFTLSACKQTEQPYEPVNLENELSHEKITLENEQQNITYSFKNTKTGQEFNIIHAYMLYEKYFETVKNNPDESPYELYQQGIIEPVYDACFKDAEYYKFSLFQWTPEESEFNSILNQIESMDKEHMNKLIEESLVKSSDILSSDKKTTVCVFPENEKFPSDMITFGTGKITVFLSELNNYFKLSELDNYNKSGISHEYHHSVWFEKHYTEDYFMTVLDNIILEGSAVMFETFVYPEINSTDYVLDESFNKEYWSMIETYLESSGTNEFILGGSKGLPDYYGYSEGYKMIRSYLNLHPDATVEEWTSKSPREIFEEGNYMANYE; encoded by the coding sequence ATGATTATCGCAAATAAAGTTATAATTTCTCTTGGTATGCTTCTATTTATTTTTACTTTATCAGCCTGTAAGCAAACAGAACAACCTTACGAACCTGTAAATTTGGAAAATGAACTATCTCACGAGAAAATAACTTTAGAAAATGAGCAACAAAATATAACCTATTCTTTTAAAAATACCAAAACAGGGCAGGAATTTAATATAATTCATGCTTACATGCTATATGAAAAATATTTTGAAACAGTAAAGAATAATCCTGATGAATCCCCATACGAATTATATCAACAAGGGATTATCGAACCTGTGTACGATGCATGTTTTAAAGATGCGGAGTATTATAAATTTAGTTTGTTTCAATGGACACCGGAAGAAAGTGAATTTAATAGTATCTTAAATCAAATTGAATCAATGGATAAAGAACATATGAACAAGTTAATTGAGGAATCCCTTGTTAAATCCTCAGATATACTTTCATCAGATAAAAAAACAACAGTATGTGTGTTTCCTGAAAATGAAAAATTTCCTTCTGACATGATAACATTTGGAACAGGAAAAATTACAGTCTTTCTCAGTGAGCTTAATAATTATTTTAAATTGAGTGAACTTGATAATTATAATAAATCAGGTATTTCTCATGAATATCATCATAGTGTTTGGTTTGAAAAACATTATACGGAAGATTATTTCATGACAGTTTTAGATAATATAATTTTGGAAGGGTCTGCAGTGATGTTTGAAACCTTCGTGTACCCCGAAATAAATAGTACTGATTATGTGCTTGACGAAAGCTTTAACAAAGAATATTGGAGTATGATTGAAACATATCTTGAGAGCAGTGGAACCAATGAATTTATATTAGGTGGCTCTAAGGGTTTGCCTGATTATTATGGCTATAGTGAAGGCTATAAAATGATTAGGTCTTACTTAAACTTGCATCCCGATGCGACAGTAGAAGAATGGACTTCCAAAAGTCCGAGAGAAATTTTTGAAGAAGGAAATTACATGGCTAATTATGAGTAG
- a CDS encoding right-handed parallel beta-helix repeat-containing protein has protein sequence MNKKVSAVMSLLIAFSIGMVLHGNAGQAAQKNELYVSPVGNDKNAGSKKKPLKTIQQAVDLAEPGTTVYVRKGIYKEQVVIRKSGLKDSPIIIKAYPKEKATIDGSGLKVSWDYQGLVSIHDVSYVNIEGFEIKNHKIKHEDLVPIGISVSGSGEGIRILRNHVHHIETHHKNGNAHGIAVYGTEAPEAIEDIFISGNKLEDMRLGASETLVLNGNVSNFKVTDNILRRNDNIGIDIIGFEGVSPVEAFDQARNGTISNNTVYQISSYGNPAYGNHYSAGGIYVDGGKEIIIENNRVYKNDIGIEAASEHAGKFTSSITIRKNTIYENRSAGIAIGGYDSERGSTINSIITDNILYKNDTKYQDGGQLLLQYNTKQNRIENNTMVAGNSRLLISSPFKQNDDNKIDNNVYYLDKGEEETRWIWEAEEITGFSAYKKKSLQDGNSVFKKPKFVNESKCDFRSDAKTR, from the coding sequence ATGAACAAAAAAGTGAGTGCTGTGATGTCTCTTTTGATCGCATTTTCTATCGGGATGGTCCTACATGGAAATGCTGGACAAGCCGCTCAGAAAAACGAGTTGTACGTGTCTCCGGTTGGGAATGACAAAAATGCGGGAAGCAAGAAAAAGCCTTTAAAAACCATACAACAAGCGGTCGATTTGGCGGAACCTGGTACAACTGTTTACGTAAGAAAAGGTATCTACAAAGAACAAGTGGTCATACGGAAATCTGGCCTAAAAGATTCCCCGATCATCATTAAGGCTTATCCAAAGGAAAAAGCGACCATCGATGGGAGCGGCCTTAAGGTGTCATGGGACTATCAAGGCTTAGTCTCAATACATGACGTAAGCTATGTCAACATCGAAGGATTTGAAATCAAAAATCACAAAATAAAACACGAAGATTTAGTGCCAATCGGCATCTCAGTAAGCGGGAGCGGAGAAGGAATCCGTATTTTGCGGAACCATGTTCACCATATCGAAACGCATCATAAAAATGGGAACGCTCATGGGATTGCTGTATATGGAACAGAAGCACCTGAAGCGATTGAAGATATTTTCATTTCGGGCAACAAACTAGAAGATATGAGGCTGGGCGCAAGTGAAACGCTCGTGTTAAACGGGAATGTATCGAACTTCAAGGTTACAGACAATATCTTAAGACGAAACGATAATATAGGAATCGATATCATCGGATTTGAAGGCGTATCCCCTGTTGAAGCGTTTGATCAGGCAAGAAACGGAACCATCAGCAACAATACGGTCTATCAAATATCCAGTTACGGAAATCCAGCCTACGGAAACCATTATTCGGCTGGTGGGATCTATGTCGATGGTGGAAAAGAGATTATTATCGAAAATAATAGGGTTTATAAAAACGATATAGGAATAGAAGCAGCTAGCGAACATGCGGGCAAATTCACAAGTTCTATAACCATACGAAAAAATACGATTTATGAAAATAGGAGTGCAGGTATTGCAATAGGAGGCTATGACAGTGAAAGAGGAAGCACCATAAACAGCATCATTACCGATAACATCCTGTATAAAAATGATACAAAATATCAGGATGGCGGACAGTTGCTCCTCCAATACAATACCAAACAAAATAGAATTGAAAACAACACCATGGTCGCTGGAAATTCCCGCCTCCTTATCAGCAGCCCTTTCAAGCAAAACGACGATAACAAAATAGACAACAATGTCTATTACCTAGATAAGGGAGAGGAAGAGACGCGCTGGATATGGGAAGCAGAAGAAATCACCGGATTCTCTGCCTATAAAAAGAAAAGCCTCCAAGATGGAAACAGTGTTTTTAAGAAACCTAAGTTCGTGAATGAAAGCAAATGCGACTTCCGATCGGACGCTAAAACGCGATAA
- a CDS encoding RNA polymerase sigma factor yields MIRLVKKAQKGNEKAFLKVFQAYEGDIYRMAFIYVKNQEDALDIVQEVAFKSFDKIDTLKEPAYFKTWLIKITISCSLNFIKQHKKVVPLTFEMLNEVPSNATDVATSILLQQMLDKLSEEEKGVVILKYFEGYSFKDISESLHIPLGTAKSVLYRAIQKLRLQVEEGDFYE; encoded by the coding sequence ATTATACGTTTAGTAAAAAAGGCTCAAAAAGGGAATGAAAAAGCCTTTTTAAAAGTTTTTCAAGCATATGAGGGTGATATTTATCGAATGGCCTTTATATATGTGAAAAATCAGGAAGACGCATTAGATATTGTCCAAGAAGTAGCATTTAAATCTTTTGATAAAATCGATACATTAAAAGAACCAGCTTATTTTAAAACCTGGCTTATTAAAATTACGATTAGTTGCTCACTCAATTTTATAAAACAACATAAGAAGGTTGTGCCACTTACATTTGAAATGCTTAATGAAGTTCCTTCAAATGCAACAGATGTAGCCACTTCAATTTTACTACAGCAAATGTTAGATAAGTTAAGTGAAGAGGAAAAAGGCGTCGTGATTTTAAAGTATTTCGAGGGATATTCATTTAAGGATATTTCGGAGTCATTACATATTCCTCTAGGTACAGCAAAATCTGTTTTATATAGGGCGATCCAAAAGTTACGATTACAAGTGGAGGAAGGAGATTTTTATGAATAG
- a CDS encoding Ger(x)C family spore germination protein, which translates to MGLRKKKAKKLAIIFIALWLTGCAPFTENNIIEEIAPITFLSLSKGDEGKIKISTIIPPLSKEEKSVMSQEVSLLKEGVREFNLNFYQEIKSGQMRMLIINEELGKEGIMSIINVLLTDPDISLRIYLVIVKGNIEEYLETQLDKQENLDYSFYRMLKHYEEKNQGELTVVNLHEFKNLLYTRYSDPYLPVFKIENDAVSYEGTALFQNDKLVETITSFDDRIFQLLNNDHYLEILPIPELEVVLGHVRSKTKVDIDTSLSTMTYTVNIDSRIEEYRGEKQLFEPKDLEDLKKEIQSNLEKQTQELVKKMQELNVDPLQLGIHTLKPFSKPMDEKKWIELFEKMDIKIDYQLNIEPLTDSNAKS; encoded by the coding sequence ATGGGACTGCGAAAGAAAAAGGCTAAAAAATTGGCAATCATATTTATAGCTTTATGGTTAACTGGATGTGCCCCTTTTACTGAAAATAATATTATTGAAGAGATTGCTCCAATAACATTTTTGTCACTTAGTAAAGGGGATGAAGGGAAAATAAAAATCAGTACGATTATTCCTCCTCTAAGCAAAGAAGAAAAGAGTGTAATGTCACAAGAAGTCAGCTTATTAAAGGAGGGAGTAAGGGAATTTAATTTAAACTTCTACCAGGAAATTAAATCTGGGCAAATGCGAATGCTGATAATTAATGAAGAACTCGGAAAAGAGGGAATCATGTCCATTATTAATGTGTTATTGACTGATCCGGATATCTCTTTAAGAATCTATTTAGTTATCGTAAAAGGAAATATTGAAGAATACTTGGAAACTCAATTGGACAAACAAGAAAATCTTGATTACTCTTTTTACCGAATGCTGAAGCACTATGAGGAAAAAAATCAGGGAGAATTAACTGTCGTTAATCTGCATGAATTTAAAAATTTGTTATATACCCGTTATTCAGATCCTTACTTACCTGTTTTCAAAATAGAAAATGACGCAGTCAGCTATGAAGGTACCGCACTGTTTCAAAATGACAAACTAGTTGAAACAATAACATCTTTTGATGATCGTATCTTCCAGCTTTTAAACAACGATCATTACTTAGAAATTTTACCGATCCCAGAATTAGAAGTTGTACTAGGTCATGTTAGATCAAAAACGAAAGTGGATATTGATACAAGTTTGTCTACAATGACCTATACAGTGAATATAGACTCAAGAATTGAAGAATACCGGGGAGAAAAGCAATTATTTGAACCAAAGGATTTAGAAGACTTGAAAAAAGAAATCCAATCCAATCTTGAAAAACAAACACAAGAACTAGTAAAAAAAATGCAAGAATTGAATGTCGATCCATTACAGCTAGGCATTCATACATTAAAACCATTTTCAAAACCAATGGATGAAAAAAAATGGATTGAACTTTTTGAGAAGATGGACATTAAGATTGATTATCAGCTTAATATTGAGCCTTTGACGGATTCAAACGCAAAAAGTTAA
- a CDS encoding ClbS/DfsB family four-helix bundle protein, with translation MVAKNEKEILLLNSDKNLKLLLEIIESVPSRKRGISIETQDRDKNFRDVLMHLYEWHVMFERWYREGMDGDIPFMPAPGYKWSTIKLLNMQILENYQDVKLNQAIRKLKLSHERVMDLIRLHTNEEIMTKKYYKWTKTSNLYSYFAANTSNHYIWAIKKCEVIAKSI, from the coding sequence ATGGTGGCAAAAAATGAAAAAGAAATTCTATTACTGAATAGCGACAAAAATTTAAAATTATTACTTGAAATAATTGAGTCAGTGCCTAGCAGAAAAAGAGGCATTTCTATTGAAACTCAAGACAGAGATAAGAATTTTCGTGATGTATTAATGCATCTATATGAATGGCATGTAATGTTTGAGAGATGGTATAGAGAAGGTATGGATGGAGATATTCCTTTTATGCCAGCACCTGGTTATAAATGGAGCACTATCAAGCTACTTAATATGCAAATTTTGGAAAACTATCAGGATGTAAAATTAAATCAAGCAATAAGGAAATTGAAGTTAAGCCATGAAAGAGTAATGGATTTAATAAGATTACATACCAACGAAGAAATCATGACAAAAAAATATTATAAGTGGACAAAAACAAGTAATTTATACAGCTATTTTGCAGCAAACACTTCCAATCATTATATTTGGGCTATAAAAAAATGTGAAGTAATTGCAAAGTCTATATAA
- a CDS encoding GerAB/ArcD/ProY family transporter has protein sequence MPRFLIHPYMIWVILAVGLLSQLNLLLLSKWFSTGFSSKGYNGFVQLFGKKIVRILSFIGLFFILLKLFVVMLGFSEIVQIFMFPSTDSNWIIFFILLSCWYVAGKGVEKTIRFVVISFLCTFWMFFFFAFFFLPPIAQLSDLYPIIPMEWNRDSWRGIFLILSSFSGPEFLVFLGPWFKTNNKTFRYLSYGNALTVIEYVFLYIASLLYFGSNYLSKNQFPIVNMARYFQNPIIERIDMVMLSLQLFNIVFAVSIFLLLFYGASKIAFGKMEKPPSRVGFIFSVFLIFIGMILVNELIWKSGEKQVILLNLQILAGSLSYLVVPIIIIVVMKIKGVNKHGTAKEKG, from the coding sequence ATGCCAAGGTTTTTGATCCATCCGTATATGATTTGGGTGATTCTTGCGGTCGGATTATTGTCTCAACTTAACCTTCTTCTTTTATCCAAATGGTTTTCCACCGGGTTTTCGAGCAAAGGATACAACGGATTTGTCCAATTGTTCGGAAAAAAAATTGTGCGTATCCTCTCCTTCATCGGTTTGTTCTTTATCTTGCTTAAACTTTTTGTAGTCATGTTAGGATTCTCAGAAATCGTTCAAATATTTATGTTTCCATCTACAGATTCAAATTGGATTATCTTTTTTATTCTATTGTCTTGTTGGTATGTCGCAGGGAAGGGTGTTGAAAAAACCATTCGTTTCGTAGTGATTTCATTTTTGTGTACATTTTGGATGTTCTTTTTCTTCGCTTTTTTCTTCCTTCCACCAATAGCTCAACTTAGTGACTTGTATCCGATTATTCCAATGGAATGGAATAGAGATTCCTGGAGAGGAATATTTTTAATTTTGTCTTCATTTTCAGGCCCTGAATTTCTAGTATTTTTGGGACCGTGGTTTAAAACAAATAATAAAACATTTCGCTATTTATCTTATGGCAATGCTTTAACCGTTATAGAGTATGTATTCTTATATATAGCATCCTTATTATATTTCGGTTCCAATTATTTAAGCAAAAATCAATTCCCAATTGTCAATATGGCACGTTATTTTCAAAATCCAATAATTGAACGTATTGATATGGTCATGCTTTCATTGCAATTATTTAACATCGTCTTTGCAGTGTCAATTTTTCTACTGTTGTTTTATGGAGCATCCAAAATAGCTTTTGGGAAAATGGAGAAACCACCAAGTCGAGTGGGCTTTATATTCAGTGTATTCCTTATTTTCATTGGAATGATTCTTGTGAATGAATTGATTTGGAAGTCAGGTGAAAAGCAGGTCATTTTACTTAATCTTCAAATTTTAGCAGGAAGCTTAAGTTACTTAGTGGTTCCAATTATTATTATCGTAGTGATGAAGATAAAGGGGGTTAATAAACATGGGACTGCGAAAGAAAAAGGCTAA
- a CDS encoding amidase family protein: MEIRFNNFFREELTINEIQVAMENGEITSKELVMYYLNRIAKYDQDGPKINSILEINPDAIFIAESLDYERRIVGVRGPLHGIPVVLKDSIETNDSMHTSAGTLALENHISSHDAFLVEKLRNSGAVLLGKANMTELANGMSNTMWAGYSSRGGQVLNPYGDADLFVGGSSSGSAVAVAANFTVLAVGTETDASILSPAVTNAVVGIKPTVGLISRTGIIPFTYSQDTAGPMARTVTDASILLGALVGVDHLDAATHKNRGRLQQDYSTFLDSKGLKGAKIGVFKGASKAFCESEEYDAGLFEDVIQTLNEEGALVNEDIEIPSFHREWKRVVLLSELKHSLENYLSKLPSHLPVHSITDLIQFNKSNAEKALKYGQNKLEEIVGLPNTLRNPEYLNAKLDDLYFSQTGIDFALKKYDLDAILFPSYIGSTICAKAGYPSIALPAGYKESGRPFGITFAGTAFSEGILIKLAYAFEQATKHRKSPKLI, translated from the coding sequence TTGGAAATAAGGTTCAACAATTTTTTTAGAGAAGAATTAACAATTAATGAAATTCAAGTAGCTATGGAAAACGGTGAAATAACTTCAAAAGAGTTAGTTATGTATTACCTTAACAGAATTGCAAAGTATGACCAAGATGGTCCAAAAATAAATTCTATTCTTGAAATAAATCCTGACGCAATCTTCATTGCAGAGTCATTAGATTATGAAAGAAGAATAGTGGGTGTTAGAGGTCCTTTACACGGTATTCCCGTTGTTCTAAAAGACAGTATTGAAACAAATGATTCTATGCACACCAGTGCAGGAACACTTGCATTAGAGAATCATATTAGTAGTCATGATGCATTCCTTGTTGAAAAACTCCGTAACTCAGGTGCAGTACTCTTAGGCAAGGCTAATATGACAGAACTAGCTAATGGGATGTCAAATACAATGTGGGCAGGCTATAGTTCCAGAGGTGGGCAAGTATTAAATCCATATGGCGATGCTGACCTTTTTGTTGGGGGTTCCAGTTCAGGTTCAGCGGTGGCAGTTGCTGCAAATTTTACAGTATTGGCTGTTGGCACTGAAACAGATGCTTCTATTCTAAGTCCAGCGGTTACAAACGCTGTGGTAGGTATAAAACCTACTGTTGGATTGATTAGCCGTACTGGTATAATTCCTTTCACATATTCTCAGGATACAGCAGGGCCAATGGCCAGAACCGTTACAGACGCATCTATATTATTAGGAGCCTTAGTTGGTGTTGATCACCTTGATGCTGCTACTCATAAAAACAGAGGAAGGCTACAACAGGATTATTCAACTTTTTTGGATTCTAAGGGTTTAAAGGGAGCGAAAATTGGTGTATTCAAAGGAGCTTCTAAAGCGTTTTGTGAATCCGAGGAATATGACGCGGGATTGTTTGAGGATGTTATACAGACCTTAAATGAAGAAGGTGCTTTGGTCAATGAAGATATAGAGATTCCTTCTTTTCATAGAGAGTGGAAAAGGGTGGTACTACTATCAGAGTTGAAACATAGCCTAGAAAATTATCTTTCCAAACTCCCCTCGCACTTACCTGTACATTCTATAACCGATCTGATTCAGTTTAATAAGAGCAATGCAGAAAAGGCTTTGAAATACGGACAGAATAAGTTAGAGGAAATTGTAGGACTACCCAATACGTTAAGGAATCCTGAATATTTGAATGCAAAACTAGATGATTTATATTTTTCTCAGACAGGGATTGATTTTGCTTTAAAAAAGTATGACCTTGATGCAATTCTTTTCCCTTCATATATAGGTTCGACAATCTGTGCTAAAGCAGGGTATCCATCCATAGCTCTACCTGCTGGATACAAGGAAAGTGGAAGACCATTTGGTATTACTTTTGCTGGTACTGCTTTTAGTGAAGGTATATTAATCAAACTTGCTTATGCTTTTGAACAAGCTACAAAACATCGGAAAAGTCCGAAATTAATATAG
- a CDS encoding NUDIX hydrolase — protein MFIVNVEGAIYKNAKWLLIRRSEKEEHAGGGLSLVGGKVEKDEIKTNILEETLKREVAEEVGIEVSNLRYVNSSLFETDTGLTVIDIVFLCEHQSGEPYAKCLDEVSDVFWMSTQEILDRADIPVYLKENIKLADKILQGN, from the coding sequence ATGTTCATAGTTAATGTTGAAGGGGCAATTTACAAAAATGCAAAATGGCTGTTAATAAGAAGGAGTGAAAAAGAAGAGCACGCAGGAGGGGGGCTATCCCTTGTTGGAGGTAAGGTAGAAAAAGATGAGATAAAAACAAATATATTAGAAGAAACTCTAAAAAGAGAAGTTGCCGAAGAGGTAGGCATAGAGGTTTCGAATCTTAGGTATGTTAATAGTTCTTTATTTGAAACAGACACTGGTTTAACTGTAATAGATATTGTTTTTCTTTGCGAGCATCAATCTGGAGAGCCCTATGCTAAATGCCTGGATGAAGTAAGTGATGTTTTTTGGATGTCGACACAGGAAATATTAGATAGAGCAGATATCCCAGTTTATCTAAAGGAAAACATTAAGTTGGCTGATAAAATCCTACAGGGAAACTGA
- a CDS encoding histidine phosphatase family protein gives MTTIGLVRHGITEWNVLGKSQGISDIPLNDLGKLQAISLANRLVLEGEWDVIVTSDLSRAKETGQIIAAKLNLSTNIYDKRIREINCGEIEGTTEEERFKRWGSNWRKLDLGMEKFEDVSKRGHEFLTELATTYSDKRVLVVSHGALIGLTLQRLLPEQFQKTQLDNTSLTILNIKQGVWNCSLYNCTKHLDNNFSNI, from the coding sequence TTGACTACTATAGGACTTGTAAGGCATGGAATTACAGAATGGAATGTACTTGGGAAATCACAAGGTATTTCAGATATTCCTTTGAATGATCTCGGAAAACTGCAGGCGATTTCTTTGGCAAATAGGCTTGTATTAGAAGGAGAGTGGGATGTTATTGTAACAAGTGATTTATCACGTGCCAAGGAAACAGGACAAATAATCGCCGCTAAACTAAACCTATCAACCAATATATATGATAAAAGAATACGAGAAATAAATTGCGGAGAAATTGAAGGTACAACGGAAGAGGAAAGGTTTAAAAGGTGGGGAAGTAACTGGCGAAAATTAGACCTAGGAATGGAAAAGTTCGAAGATGTATCTAAAAGAGGGCATGAATTTCTAACAGAATTAGCTACTACATATAGTGACAAACGAGTATTGGTAGTGAGTCATGGAGCATTAATAGGGCTAACTCTGCAAAGGTTGCTACCGGAGCAGTTCCAAAAAACACAACTAGATAATACATCGTTAACTATTCTTAATATAAAACAAGGTGTTTGGAATTGTTCTCTCTATAACTGTACGAAGCATTTAGATAATAATTTTAGTAATATATAA
- a CDS encoding spore germination protein, protein MFWKKQSNENKPVSQSNAESEISIETLKKALVQMDDAEFVEINISENQNVDLIYVRTLIDQERLNESILKPLSNCSKQSIQECIVHSTINSISTFNEAKKQLFKGSVLLFDSSSNLWFAIPLENPLGRAIETSDTETILLGAKDSFSEQLEQNITLIRRRLPTHDLKTEKFTIGSLSETNVVLLYIEGLTNPELVSTVKKKISEINYDLFFDSSQVAVFMEDHQDSIFPQFQQTDRPDVVAYSLGIGKITILVDNTPFALVAPITFFHLFQSPEDYINRWVVASFLRILRYVSFILSITLIPFYVALTTHHYQMIPLQILLVLVESRSKLPFTPFWEAFIMLIFIEIIKEASLRMPTKTGQTLGVIGGIVIGQAAVEAGFASKVLIVMVGISTIGSFLGPNYLMTKANSLIQFILLVFSSFLGIVGIVLGMIIILAHLNGLSSLKQPYLSPVAPFYGKDWIDLFIRGPLVKMKERPQHLKPLKMKRYQTRR, encoded by the coding sequence ATGTTTTGGAAAAAACAATCAAATGAAAATAAGCCTGTTTCTCAATCAAACGCAGAATCAGAAATATCAATAGAGACTCTAAAAAAAGCCCTCGTTCAAATGGATGATGCGGAATTTGTGGAAATCAACATTTCTGAAAATCAAAATGTTGATCTTATCTACGTAAGAACTCTGATTGACCAAGAAAGATTAAATGAAAGCATTCTAAAACCTTTATCTAACTGTTCCAAACAATCCATTCAAGAATGCATTGTTCACTCAACAATAAATTCCATTTCCACTTTTAATGAGGCAAAAAAGCAGCTGTTTAAAGGATCTGTCTTGTTATTTGACTCTTCGTCAAACCTTTGGTTCGCTATCCCTTTAGAAAATCCACTTGGACGTGCCATTGAAACATCCGATACTGAAACCATCCTTTTAGGAGCGAAAGACAGCTTCAGTGAACAGCTAGAACAAAATATTACGCTCATTCGAAGACGTCTTCCAACACATGATTTGAAAACAGAGAAGTTCACCATTGGTTCTTTAAGTGAGACTAATGTGGTCTTATTGTACATAGAAGGGCTCACCAATCCAGAACTTGTTTCAACCGTCAAAAAGAAGATTTCGGAAATTAATTATGATCTCTTCTTTGATTCTTCTCAAGTTGCGGTATTCATGGAGGACCATCAAGACAGTATTTTTCCTCAGTTTCAGCAAACTGACCGGCCTGATGTTGTTGCTTATTCTCTGGGAATAGGAAAAATTACGATTCTGGTAGATAATACACCTTTTGCTCTCGTTGCTCCAATTACATTTTTTCATTTGTTCCAATCACCAGAGGATTATATTAATCGATGGGTAGTTGCCAGTTTTTTGCGCATCCTCCGATATGTAAGTTTTATTCTGTCTATCACATTGATTCCATTCTACGTGGCATTAACAACTCATCATTATCAAATGATTCCTTTACAAATACTTTTGGTCTTAGTGGAGTCAAGGAGCAAGCTTCCGTTCACTCCTTTTTGGGAAGCATTTATCATGTTAATTTTTATTGAAATTATAAAAGAAGCAAGTTTACGGATGCCAACAAAAACAGGTCAAACGCTTGGGGTTATTGGGGGCATTGTAATTGGTCAAGCAGCAGTTGAGGCTGGTTTTGCAAGTAAGGTGTTAATTGTCATGGTAGGGATTTCAACTATTGGATCCTTTCTTGGTCCCAATTACCTTATGACAAAGGCGAATTCATTGATTCAATTCATTCTTCTTGTATTTTCTTCGTTTCTTGGGATAGTGGGGATTGTTCTGGGAATGATTATCATTTTAGCCCACCTTAATGGCTTGTCTTCACTCAAGCAGCCATATTTATCCCCTGTTGCCCCTTTCTATGGAAAAGATTGGATTGACCTATTCATTCGAGGGCCTTTAGTCAAAATGAAGGAGCGTCCACAACATCTTAAACCGCTGAAGATGAAGAGATATCAAACTAGGAGATGA
- a CDS encoding AraC family transcriptional regulator: protein MMFKIETLPNYRLAYVRRVGPYGSANIEVMEKLKKWATEKNLSAIILAIQQDNPETTLPENCRFDACIVITEDYQMDDSICEGELAGGKYLIYEVKHTAEDIQKAYAHIFSTIQSNGYLIDNKPILERYTEDMVNNHYCEICIPVKPL, encoded by the coding sequence ATGATGTTTAAAATTGAAACACTCCCTAACTATCGCTTGGCTTACGTGCGACGAGTCGGCCCGTATGGTTCGGCAAATATTGAAGTAATGGAGAAGTTAAAAAAGTGGGCAACCGAGAAAAATCTTTCCGCAATTATACTTGCAATTCAACAAGATAATCCAGAGACAACGCTTCCTGAAAACTGTAGATTTGATGCTTGTATTGTTATTACAGAGGATTATCAGATGGATGATTCAATTTGCGAAGGTGAACTTGCTGGTGGAAAGTATCTTATTTACGAAGTCAAACATACAGCTGAAGACATTCAAAAAGCATATGCTCATATTTTTTCTACTATACAAAGCAATGGATACCTGATTGATAACAAACCCATTTTAGAAAGATACACGGAGGATATGGTAAACAACCATTATTGCGAAATATGCATACCAGTAAAACCATTATAG
- a CDS encoding ATP-dependent Lon protease, giving the protein MKLLLSFLLAGLLGILVFLGTIGIYILCAIIIGVIFRSFILINEIHKQVVPANSNDRVKETYERYIKERDQKETEN; this is encoded by the coding sequence GTGAAGTTATTGTTATCCTTCCTATTAGCTGGTCTTTTAGGTATTTTGGTTTTCCTCGGTACCATTGGAATCTATATCTTATGTGCAATTATTATCGGAGTCATTTTTAGGTCATTTATATTAATTAATGAGATCCATAAACAAGTAGTACCAGCCAATAGCAATGACAGGGTGAAAGAAACGTACGAAAGATATATAAAAGAGAGAGACCAAAAAGAAACAGAAAATTAA